From the Photobacterium sp. GJ3 genome, one window contains:
- a CDS encoding YbjQ family protein translates to MLCVTTPDVAHRPIREVLGTVSGSVVQSKHVGRDIMAGFKSIFGGEIRGYTQMLVEAREEAMHRAIAEAEHMGADAIVNLRFTTSTIMQGASEILVYGTAVKLS, encoded by the coding sequence ATGCTTTGTGTAACGACACCGGACGTCGCGCATCGTCCGATTCGGGAAGTGCTGGGGACTGTGAGCGGCAGCGTCGTGCAATCCAAACATGTTGGCCGCGATATCATGGCTGGATTCAAGTCCATCTTTGGCGGAGAGATCCGTGGTTACACCCAGATGCTGGTGGAAGCCAGAGAAGAAGCCATGCACCGGGCTATTGCGGAAGCAGAGCATATGGGAGCGGATGCGATTGTGAATCTGCGCTTTACCACCAGCACCATCATGCAGGGTGCTTCTGAAATTCTGGTGTATGGAACAGCGGTGAAACTAAGCTAA